From the genome of Methanorbis furvi, one region includes:
- a CDS encoding NusA-like transcription termination signal-binding factor, translating into MSEITISEDAMRMIAQFENLTGAGARDCVVDDKFGRILFVINPGEMGLAIGKKGASIKKASDAFGKKVEVVEYNADKVQFIRNCFLPVQVSTVTFEDDEDGEIAYVEVNDEDRGLAIGKEGRNIIKAKKLAFRQFDINNVELKQDEEESFDDEDDEQ; encoded by the coding sequence ATGAGTGAAATAACAATTTCCGAAGATGCAATGCGTATGATTGCACAGTTTGAAAACCTGACCGGTGCAGGTGCACGTGACTGTGTGGTCGACGACAAATTCGGTCGTATTCTCTTCGTCATCAACCCCGGAGAGATGGGCCTTGCAATCGGAAAGAAAGGTGCCAGCATCAAAAAGGCATCCGACGCTTTCGGCAAAAAGGTTGAAGTCGTTGAGTACAACGCAGACAAAGTCCAGTTCATTCGCAACTGCTTCCTGCCGGTGCAGGTCAGCACCGTCACCTTCGAAGACGATGAAGACGGCGAGATCGCCTACGTCGAAGTAAACGACGAAGACCGTGGTCTTGCAATCGGAAAAGAAGGCAGAAACATCATCAAAGCAAAGAAACTCGCATTCCGCCAGTTTGACATCAACAATGTTGAACTCAAACAGGATGAAGAAGAGAGCTTTGACGACGAAGACGACGAGCAGTAA
- a CDS encoding MarC family protein, with product MLEILATIISAAITLFIILDPLLSVSMFINLTRGLSRTETLKQAGIATAVAGALMFAFLVFNDIIFSVLGIELESFKIAGGIILFILGLQIVLGLEIGGKSAHDERAGQTDGQLPAGAVRKSMAGVIIGTPIMCGPGTITTVMILGSQDGIILTALAVALSLLFIWLVLAFSSKITAILGETVIVILSKIVGLLLTAIAVHTIWSGVIGLVQLSMAGF from the coding sequence ATGCTGGAGATACTCGCCACCATCATCTCAGCGGCAATTACGCTGTTCATCATCCTTGACCCTCTGCTCTCGGTCTCGATGTTCATCAACCTCACCCGCGGACTCTCACGAACAGAGACTCTCAAGCAGGCAGGTATCGCAACAGCAGTAGCAGGAGCGCTCATGTTCGCATTCCTTGTCTTCAATGATATAATCTTCTCAGTACTTGGCATAGAACTCGAAAGTTTCAAAATCGCCGGCGGTATCATCCTCTTTATCCTTGGTCTCCAGATCGTTCTCGGTCTTGAGATCGGCGGAAAGTCCGCGCACGATGAACGTGCCGGACAGACAGACGGCCAGCTTCCCGCGGGAGCCGTTCGCAAATCAATGGCAGGTGTTATTATCGGGACACCGATTATGTGCGGTCCTGGAACCATCACCACTGTTATGATTCTTGGATCTCAGGATGGAATTATCCTGACAGCCCTTGCGGTCGCTCTTTCGCTTCTCTTCATCTGGCTTGTGCTTGCATTCTCTTCAAAGATCACGGCAATACTTGGAGAAACCGTCATCGTCATTCTCTCAAAGATTGTTGGTCTTCTTCTCACCGCAATTGCAGTTCACACCATCTGGTCAGGCGTAATCGGATTGGTGCAGCTGAGCATGGCAGGGTTCTGA
- a CDS encoding 50S ribosomal protein L30e, which translates to MDFNLSLRRAIKTGKVVLGQNSVEKIIAENKAELVIVANNAPAKVRTMLTAAENLSLYEFAGSSRQLGKECGRDHMISVLAIVDAGESDILSLKRA; encoded by the coding sequence ATGGATTTCAACTTATCCCTGAGAAGGGCAATCAAGACCGGTAAGGTCGTTTTAGGACAGAACAGCGTCGAAAAGATCATTGCTGAAAACAAAGCAGAACTTGTCATCGTTGCAAACAATGCACCGGCAAAAGTTCGCACAATGCTCACCGCAGCAGAGAACCTCTCACTCTACGAATTTGCCGGCAGCTCCCGTCAGCTTGGCAAAGAGTGCGGTCGCGACCACATGATCAGCGTTCTTGCAATCGTCGACGCAGGCGAATCTGACATTCTGAGCCTTAAGAGAGCATAA